A genomic region of Metopolophium dirhodum isolate CAU chromosome 1, ASM1992520v1, whole genome shotgun sequence contains the following coding sequences:
- the LOC132933950 gene encoding cytochrome P450 6k1-like, which translates to MISKETIFVYTTCAIVVLFTAVYLYYRNIYSYWKKLGVYHLEPTFFFGNAKERVLFRKSFHEFHRDMYFKFKGHRYAGYYLGRRASLIILDPEIIKCIMIKDFNHFTDRQTMRFRTSEYITEMLINLKGSKWKRMRGQLTPAFTSGKLRTMEHLVDVCCNNMSDFLNENIKSEQGYDLEMKDFFGKFTLDVIATCAFGVESNSLKDANGGFASRVSKFASLSIMKRLTLYIVLLFMPGIARFVPLSFFNMEVIHFLANVIKEAKKCRQSTGQKRNDFLQLLLDSETDLDKNDKTKSKEDVLTEAQVVAQSVLFLIAGFETSSTLLTFTCYELAINQTIQDKLREEICSVLKRFNGKCTYEAMQEMPLLDMVLMETLRMHPPVAQLERVSTQDYTLPDSNLLLKKGMTVQIPVIGLHYDPEYYPDPYKFEPNRFSPEEKAKRSHYVFLPFGTGPRNCIGLRFALMSTKRGMVHLLKDFSIDLSKEMTVPYEYSKHSMLLKAKDGIRLSFNKLSA; encoded by the exons ATGATTTCAAAGgaaacaatatttgtttacacGACTTGTGCAATAGTTGTTCTATTCACTGccgtgtatttatattatagaaatatatatagcTACTGGAAAAAATTGGGAGTGTATCACTTagaaccaacatttttttttggtaacgcAAAGGAACGTGTTCTTTTTAGAAAATCTTTCCATGAGTTTCATAGAGACATGTATTTCAAGTTCAAAGGACATAGATATGCTG GATATTATCTTGGTCGCCGAGCATCATTGATTATCCTTGACCCAGAAATAATCAAATGTATCATGATTAAagattttaatcattttacgGACCGTCAAACAATGAGATTTCGAACATCTGAATATATTACTGAAATGTTGATTAATCTTAAAGGTTCTAAATGGAAACGAATGAGAGGTCAATTAACACCAGCATTTACTTCAGGCAAACTTAGAACTATGGAGCATCTTGTAGAtgtttgttgtaataatatgagtGACTttctaaatgaaaatattaaaagcg AACAAGGTTATGATTTGGAAATGAAAGATTTTTTTGGCAAATTCACCTTGGATGTTATTGCAACTTGTGCATTTGGCGTGGAATCAAACTCATTGAAGGATGCAAATGGTGGTTTTGCCAGTCGCGTATCTAAATTTGCTAGCTTGAGTATTATGAAACGTCTAACCCTATACATAGTACTACTTTTTATGCCTGGCATTGCTCGATTTGTTCCATTATCTTTTTTTAACATGGAAGTGATACATTTCTTAGCTAATGTGATCAAAGAAGCAAAGAAATGCAGACAGTCTACGGGTCAAAA GCGGAACGATTTCTTGCAGTTATTACTGGATAGTGAAACTGATTTAGATAAAAATGACAAAACCAAATCAAAAgaag ATGTTTTGACTGAAGCTCAAGTGGTTGCTCAATCTGTATTGTTTTTGATTGCTGGGTTTGAGACATCAAGTACACTGTTGACTTTCACATGTTATGAGTTGGCGATCAATCAAACCATACAGGATAAACTAAGAGAAGAAATATGTTCAGTCTTAAAACGATTCAATGGCAAATGCACTTATGAAGCCATGCAAGAAATGCCTTTATTAGACATGGTATTGATGG AAACCTTGAGAATGCATCCACCTGTAGCACAATTAGAACGTGTAAGTACCCAAGACTATACGTTGCCTGATTCCaacttattactaaaaaaaggtATGACCGTTCAAATACCTGTCATTGGGTTACACTATGATCCGGAATATTATCCAGATCCTTATAAATTTGAACCAAATCGATTTTCTCCAGAAGAGAAAGCTAAACGTTcgcattatgtttttttaccgTTTGGAACTGGGCCAAGAAATTGCATTG GTCTACGATTTGCCTTGATGAGTACAAAGAGAGGAATGGTGCATCTCTTAAAAGATTTTTCAATTGATCTGAGTAAGGAAATGACTGTGCCTTATGAATACAGCAAGCATTCAATGTTGCTTAAGGCAAAGGATGGTATAAGGCTATCATTCAATAAATTGAGTGCATAA